Proteins co-encoded in one Malus sylvestris chromosome 9, drMalSylv7.2, whole genome shotgun sequence genomic window:
- the LOC126582432 gene encoding 7-deoxyloganetin glucosyltransferase-like produces the protein MDSTAAATKPHAVCIPAPAQGHIKPMLKFAKLLHHRGFHITFVNSKYNHRRFLKSLGPNSLDGLPDFQFEAIPDGLPDSDEDTTQDVLLLCDSIRKQKLLAPFRELLMNLNNNATSTPINPPVTCIVSDGLMSTFTLTAAEEIDVPMVLFYTIAACSFMGTIQFRALIEKGLVPLKDESCLTNGYLEKVIDWIPGMKDIRLRELPTFIRTSDPNDIMFNFLMEVTDKAHEASAVVLHTFDALEPDVLEALSSMLPLVYPIGPIQLHLNQIPDHPLNIGYSLWKEETDCLDWLNTKAPNSVVYVNFGSITVMTPEHLVEFGWGLANSKVPFFWVIRPDLVIGQSALLPREFVDETKERSLIASWCPQEQVLNHPSVAGFLTHSGWNSTFESLTAGVPMLCWPFFGDQQMDCRYSCNEWGIGMEISNDVKRDEVERLVRELMDGEKGKKMKNKVMVWKKLAEEATGPHGSSSKNLDTLVNQVLLRKTRHHP, from the exons ATGGATTCCACAGCAGCGGCTACAAAGCCTCATGCTGTTTGCATTCCGGCTCCAGCTCAAGGCCATATCAAGCCAATGCTTAAATTTGCAAAGCTTCTCCACCATAGAGGTTTTCATATTACCTTTGTCAACTCCAAGTACAACCACAGGCGCTTTCTAAAATCTCTGGGCCCCAATTCCCTTGATGGCTTGCCTGATTTTCAGTTTGAAGCCATCCCAGACGGCCTTCCAGATTCAGATGAAGATACCACCCAAGACGTCCTTTTGCTTTGTGATTCaatcagaaaacaaaaattattggCCCCCTTTCGGGAACTACTAATGAATCTCAACAATAATGCCACATCAACACCCATTAATCCTCCAGTAACTTGCATAGTGTCAGATGGTTTGATGTCCACGTTCACACTCACAGCCGCTGAAGAGATTGATGTCCCTATGGTTCTGTTCTACACTATTGCAGCTTGCAGCTTCATGGGAACTATACAATTTCGTGCTTTGATCGAAAAAGGCCTGGTACCACTCAAAG ATGAGAGCTGTTTGACAAATGGATATCTGGAAAAGGTTATAGATTGGATTCCAGGAATGAAAGATATCCGTTTAAGGGAGCTCCCAACCTTTATTCGGACTTCAGATCCCAACGACATCATGTTTAACTTCTTGATGGAAGTAACCGATAAAGCTCATGAAGCTTCTGCGGTTGTTCTTCATACTTTTGATGCCTTAGAGCCAGATGTTTTGGAGGCTCTCTCATCTATGCTTCCACTTGTTTATCCAATTGGCCCTATTCAGTTACATCTCAATCAAATACCAGATCACCCATTGAATATTGGATACAGCCTATGGAAAGAAGAAACCGACTGCCTTGACTGGCTAAACACTAAGGCGCCAAATTCAGTTGTGTATGTGAATTTTGGCAGTATAACAGTTATGACACCTGAACATCTTGTCGAGTTTGGCTGGGGACTTGCAAACAGCAAGGTGCCCTTCTTTTGGGTAATTAGACCTGATTTAGTTATTGGCCAATCAGCACTTTTGCCACGGGAGTTTGTggatgaaacaaaagaaagaagtcTCATTGCGAGTTGGTGCCCACAAGAGCAAGTCCTTAACCACCCATCAGTGGCAGGATTTTTAACACACAGCGGTTGGAATTCAACCTTTGAGAGCCTCACTGCAGGAGTGCCTATGCTCTGTTGGCCATTCTTCGGCGACCAGCAGATGGACTGCCGCTATAGTTGCAATGAATGGGGCATTGGCATGGAAATTAGTAATGATGTGAAGAGGGATGAAGTAGAGAGGCTTGTCAGAGAGTTAATGGATGGGGAGAAGGGTAAGAAGATGAAAAATAAGGTCATGGTGTGGAAGAAGCTTGCAGAAGAAGCTACTGGTCCACATGGTTCTTCATCCAAAAATTTGGACACGCTAGTGAATCAAGTGCTACTAAGAAAAACTAGACATCATCCATAA